From the Euphorbia lathyris chromosome 6, ddEupLath1.1, whole genome shotgun sequence genome, one window contains:
- the LOC136232909 gene encoding uncharacterized protein — protein MKDANPATEPIGQNLIKLISNLCFSVFVFTVLIFTVIAITYQPPDPWLESAPALTKLFTQSENATFKNDNSILKTGEDLQSVFPPAVPPALAVEPVTEQVIEKSEEKITNMTLDSSGCEDLQVVNCSDPRVLITVEKFNLKWFKSIAFFEYQTPVNGSKPDECDVAWRFRNKKEKSWRKYRDFRRFRFGRGENCSYKIVHANGWHSGINARRPRSRYNATRSYGKNPKIAPSFRDDEINDTIPSLGSEMNFRKGRYLYYSRGGDYCKGMNQYMWSFLCGLGEAMYLNRTFVLDLSLCLSSSYNPSGKDEEGKDFRYYFDFEHLKETSSIVEESEFVRDWKRWNRSHKKKVPVRKVVTHKTTPMQLKKDKSTVIWRQFDAPEPDNYWYRVCEGEASKYIQRPWHSLWKSKRLMNIVTEISGRMDWDFDAAHVVRGEKAQNKELWPHLDADTSPDALATKLQTMIQPWRNLYIATNEPFYNYFDKLRSHFKVHLLDDYNELWGNSSEWYNETSLLNDGQPVAFDGYMRVAVDTEVLYRAKTRVETFYNLTSDCKDGINTC, from the coding sequence ATGAAAGACGCAAATCCAGCTACAGAGCCGATAGGGCAAAATCTAATTAAGTTAATAAGCAATTTGTGTTTCTCTGTGTTTGTTTTCACAGTTTTGATATTCACAGTTATTGCTATTACTTATCAACCTCCAGATCCATGGCTAGAATCAGCTCCTGCACTTACTAAACTCTTTACTCAAAGTGAAAATGCTACTTTTAAAAATGATAATTCGATTCTCAAAACTGGTGAGGATTTGCAATCCGTTTTTCCACCTGCCGTTCCACCTGCTTTAGCGGTTGAACCAGTCACTGAACAAGTGATTGAAAAATCTGAGGAGAAGATAACTAATATGACACTTGATTCATCTGGTTGTGAGGATTTGCAGGTTGTGAATTGCTCAGACCCTAGGGTTTTGATTACAGTTGAGAAGTTTAATTTGAAATGGTTTAAGTCAATTGCTTTTTTTGAGTATCAAACTCCTGTTAATGGGTCAAAACCGGATGAATGTGATGTAGCATGGAGGTTTAGGAACAAGAAAGAGAAATCATGGAGGAAGTATAGAGATTTTAGGAGGTTTAGGTTTGGGCGTGGAGAGAATTGTAGTTATAAAATTGTGCATGCTAATGGTTGGCATTCGGGTATTAATGCTCGGAGGCCAAGGAGCAGATACAATGCCACCAGAAGCTATGGGAAGAATCCGAAAATTGCACCGTCGTTTCGTGATGATGAGATAAACGATACAATCCCGAGCTTGGGATCGGAGATGAATTTTAGGAAAGGGAGGTACTTGTATTATTCAAGAGGTGGGGATTATTGTAAGGGAATGAATCAGTATATGTGGAGTTTCTTGTGTGGATTAGGGGAGGCTATGTATTTGAACCGAACATTCGTGTTGGATTTGAGTTTATGCTTGTCGAGTAGCTATAATCCAAGCGGAAAGGATGAGGAGGGGAAGGATTTTAGATACTATTTTGATTTTGAGCATCTTAAGGAAACATCATCAATTGTGGAAGAGAGTGAGTTTGTGAGAGATTGGAAGAGATGGAATCGTTCCCATAAGAAGAAAGTTCCGGTTAGGAAAGTTGTGACGCATAAGACGACGCCTATGCaactgaagaaagataagagcACAGTTATATGGAGGCAATTTGATGCACCGGAGCCGGACAATTACTGGTACAGAGTATGTGAAGGAGAAGCTTCAAAGTACATTCAGAGACCATGGCACTCACTTTGGAAATCAAAGAGATTGATGAACATAGTTACAGAGATAAGCGGACGAATGGACTGGGATTTCGATGCTGCTCATGTCGTTAGAGGAGAGAAAGCGCAAAACAAAGAACTCTGGCCACATTTGGATGCTGATACTTCACCTGATGCTCTTGCTACAAAGCTTCAAACAATGATTCAGCCATGGAGAAATCTATATATAGCTACAAATGAACCATTCTACAATTACTTTGACAAATTAAGATCTCATTTTAAGGTTCATTTGCTAGATGATTACAATGAATTGTGGGGAAACTCAAGTGAATGGTACAATGAGACTTCTCTTCTTAACGATGGCCAGCCGGTCGCCTTTGATGGGTACATGAGAGTTGCGGTAGATACTGAGGTTCTTTACAGAGCGAAGACGCGGGTCGAGACGTTCTATAATTTGACAAGTGATTGCAAGGATGGGATCAATACATGCTGA